The following proteins are encoded in a genomic region of Cryptococcus gattii WM276 chromosome I, complete sequence:
- a CDS encoding uncharacterized protein (Similar to SGTC gene model, INSD accession EAL18508.1) gives MQQPDKSSSWQHQEATNIQNFPSSSDWYPDSLQEDGWTTSPNIMTPQTEHMSQAPLGSDLSYDGTERRRSDGSPLYSAYPSESQGAMHDQPSAAAMASATGSEFQRRTNNPQSTQTPQDSDPGIEPPKTSLTTEATLKRGMACKFCRRRKLRCSAERPKCSSCVKYKQECEYRTAEKPISKEHPAQSQTGRALPFSQQNLSHGFRSSLNTQSVSAIASDSTHFSQQQRVISAPSSYSVNQPWQSVASRQPVVDPNYLVQTPTYSFSTPQMMPQIFNNAFGPDLPFSTYPQQSYMPGVPIHGSASSSTQSPLIYVSQQPTVNPAMSSDLTVPIAQRENIGLGFPTPANSGDSQVTVQSAYHFPSVPTLSPLDISPTTYPQIDPTIFSNTIAELPQTSVSPEANDKSSASASAPASTSGPSRLAILSDLPDNVTYRRTSNSDPKAEGIDPVDSISDRLGEFLFSDGESPATTETVSSKEESWWQKKRRTGKGQTAQWVAGGKTMEEAPNRTSLLLNRAEFDGLKDEHRNLLLDCFLAHVRLFFEMSIPRFRYRLTFTDKRRPSPALLNAMYLWATRLSQAPNSVSMEDRFFTEACRHLDAAAANNDRLIDAIRAAMLLSAYTYTNNRHHEGWLVAGIAVRLVLSTGIHRIPSLTFRPAPPRNPLLRNRSYLLPPPEDSIELAERVHAFWCVYSVDRCGALATGFPSSISDDDILTPFGLPLDDISSQNVTSGDDITIRDLYRNGSVSASEHDSWYVRWIKAVTILERASKLAFLEAEEDSDYSRAWAEYLSVLGTPDAQSASPPPLYLNQPKYRNPKSYRDCLFALNKLKENLGVDGMSILERKKLADVEGAELVFGTKQILLHHHFFATDMLLHDINSANADNSVAMQAARQSVDLFRYFPQLPSYEVDAEVILVWCMVAKCLIKELDRFSRLGDVISCKTVSDDVDIIINDLYRVGEVMPMSRTQAKAMEEMKKMALASQHV, from the exons ATGCAACAACCGGACAAGTCAAGCAGCTGGCAACATCAAGAAGCGACAAACATTCAAAACTTCCCCTCCTCCAGTGATTGGTATCCTGATAGCCTACAGGAAGATGGGTGGACGACATCGCCCAATATTATGACACCACAGACAGAGCATATGTCACAGGCACCCCTAGGAAGTGATCTGAGCTACGACGGTACTGAACGACGAAGATCTGACGGCAGCCCCTTATACTCTGCGTATCCCTCCGAGAGCCAAGGAGCGATGCATGATCAGCCTTCTGCTGCGGCAATGGCGTCTGCGACGGGTTCAGAGTTCCAACGACGAA CAAACAATCCACAATCAACGCAAAC TCCTCAAGATTCTGATCCAG GTATTGAACCTCCCAAAACTTCCTTGACAACAGAAGCAACCCTGAAGAGAGGCAT GGCTTGCAAATTCTGTCGTCGCCGGAAACTG CGATGCTCTGCAGAAAGGCCAAAATGTTCCAGTTGCGTAAAATATAAGCAGGAATGTGAATACAGGACTGCGGAAAAGCCAATCTCAAAAGAACATCCGGCCCAATCTCAAACAG GCCGAGCGCTCCCATTCTCTCAACAGAATCTCTCTCATGGCTTCCGTTCTTCCCTCAATACACAATCCGTGAGCGCTATTGCGAGTGATTCCACGCATTTCTCTCAACAACAGCGCGTGATATCAGCACCATCTAGCTACTCTGTTAATCAGCCCTGGCAAAGTGTTGCTTCTCGTCAACCAGTGGTGGACCCCAACTATCTTGTGCAGACACCAACTTACTCATTCTCTACTCCCCAGATGATGCCTCAAATCTTTAATAATGCGTTTGGTCCGGATCTTCCATTCTCTACGTATCCTCAACAATCTTATATGCCGGGAGTTCCTATCCATGGAAGCGCTTCTTCAAGCACACAGTCCCCACTCATTTATGTATCTCAACAACCCACTGTCAATCCCGCCATGTCGTCTGATCTGACAGTCCCGATAGCTCAGAGAGAGAATATTGGCCTAGGGTTTCCAACACCGGCCAACTCTGGGGACTCGCAAGTTACAGTCCAGTCAGCATATCACTTCCCTTCGGTACCCACTCTATCCCCTTTAGACATATCTCCTACCACATATCCTCAAATTGATCCTACTATATTCTCAAATACAATTGCAGAGCTACCTCAGACTTCTGTGTCTCCCGAAGCTAATGACAAGtcttctgcttctgcttctgctCCTGCTTCTACTTCTGGTCCCTCAAGGCTTGCGATCCTTTCTGATTTGCCCGATAACGTCACATACCGTCGGACATCCAACTCTGACCCGAAGGCAGAGGGGATTGATCCTGTAGATAGTATATCAGATCGTCTAGGAGAATTTCTTTTTAGTGACGGCGAGAGTCCAGCGACGACCGAAACCGTTTCATCGAAAGAGGAATCATGGtggcagaagaagaggagaacAGGCAAGGGGCAGACCGCGCAATGGGTTGCAGGGGGGAAAACAATGGAAGAAGCCCCCAATCGAACCTCGCTGTTGTTAAACAGGGCAGAATTCGATGGACTGAAAGATGAACATCGAAATCTTCT CTTGGACTGCTTCTTGGCACATGTCCGTCTCTTCTTCGAAATGAGCATACCAAGGTTCCGGTACCGTTTGACATTTACGGACAAGCGAAGACCCAGCCCAGCGTTGTTAAATGCGATG TACCTTTGGGCTACCCGATTATCTCAGGCCCCCAATTCTGTATCCATGGAGGATCGTTTCTTCACGGAAGCTTGTCGACATCTGGATGCGGCTGCTGCAAATAATGATAGATTGATTGACGCCATCCGAGCAGCTATGCTTCTCAGTGCTTACACTTACACGAACAACCGGCATCATGAA GGGTGGCTCGTGGCCGGTATTGCCGTCAGGCTTGTCTTGTCTACAGGTATACATAGAATCCCCTCTCTCACTTTCAGACCTGCTCCCCCCAGGAATCCTTTGCTGCGTAATAGGTCATACCTGCTACCCCCGCCAGAAGATTCCATTGAGTTGGCCGAACGTGTACACGCGTT CTGGTGTGTCTACTCAGTCGACCGCTGCGGAGCTTTAGCGACTGGTTTCCCGTCATCCATTAGTGATGACGATATCCTTACACCTTTCGGACTACCACTTGATGACATCTCATCT CAAAACGTTACGTCCGGGGATGATATCACGATTCGAGATCTTTATCGAAACGGGTCTGTATCGGCTTCAGAACACGATAGCTGGTA CGTCCGCTGGATCAAGGCTGTTACCATTCTCGAGCGCGCCTCGAAGCTGGCATTCCTtgaagcagaagaagactcAGATTATAGCCGCGCTTGGGCAGAATATCTTAGTGTCCTTGGTACACCTGATGCTCAGTCAgcttctcctcctcccttATATCTCAATCAACCAAAATATAGAAATCCCAAAAGCTATCGCGATTGTCTTTTTGCGCTAAACAAATTGAAAGAAAACCTGGGAGTTGATGGGATGTCGATATTagaaaggaagaagttGGCTGATGTGGAAGGGGCCGAACTGGTGTTCGGAACTAAGCAAATTCTTTTG CATCATCACTTCTTTGCCACTGATATGCTCCTGCACGATATCAACTCTGCAAATGCAGATAATAGCGTGGCTATGCAAGCAGCGCGTCAAAGCGTCGACTTATTTAGATATTTCCCACAACTA CCTTCCTACGAAGTTGATGCCGAAGTGATTTTGGTCTGGTGTATGGTAGCTAAGTGTTTGATCAAAGAGCTGGATAGGTTTTCTCGACTAGGAGATGTCATAT CTTGCAAAACAGTTTCCGATGATGTCGACATTATCATTAATGACCTCTATCGTGTAGGCGAGGTGATGCCCATGTC CCGTACACAAGCCAAGGCcatggaagagatgaagaagatggcTCT
- a CDS encoding uncharacterized protein (Similar to SGTC gene model, INSD accession EAL18507.1) translates to MGVRGLQTFVRENRGSLCRSVLLPERDPQGSQRGSIPLIVDAWGVIFKLYLDSLPWASGGEYLRFYQIAKQLITAWRKVGLEPTFVFDGAAPIEKHQTILKRMTEALSTPKLFYATSVASRSEPSFGRGYSIKPLLPPFASHAFIFALHRLGAATHHVPSGEADGACVTMAERIGGYVLGQDTDFLILVGKSEGVAGYVPLDMLNWIEGEVSEEEAQDDKLGQSPTKTFRPAYGRRKKSHTPRQSSLLPPPNYHHPTLVMTVIPPQTLRQRLRLPANYMALFASLVGNDYTPPGALERFYEPSLGVCQRIEKAARVLREQLFSPSVNNRRDVNPGDFVVELVRRVVKKLCIWQYDTEPDLLRAVNGIIEAALQYTSPHGGECCSTYPFCGELDPLGSLEAYAAAQRKGSLLFITHGWLYPNRIYLRGTLEDPTMSSPRTWEGSRGVRLASYVIAEEGLGGFRFVDEPLPGVKNGTTPAEEQEDRELRGLLGVELSTESSETGLTSQDAQSVDGSEVTDDPPRVMVEYVRQGSAGKVVPYTLDLPPRKDSSGSIPVCLRTLPDRLQAYLGPMQSDTPAIRLLPSSLQPLVAIIRHCVIEMARLTEKNERATNPAWRRHEAYAVLRAGVGTFAQWRRELDSEEIVGLKRKKLAPISHEDQAKEWPTLERRHAHLIAQLSNAMMDSTSLSESLLLLSTQIPYFTPIQMESLPQPLIGDPVADFGPTHLTPFMFFSGINIHSLLNHEEPPSHLKWRWTPEEDKTLHMCWSALIDDLEDGLMLGLNSSGANDAESLTQTTTTVGRENARRSKKRVAKKQSQGKATGMFDLLGDMTI, encoded by the exons ATGGGTGTCAGAGGTCTGCAAACTTTTGTTCGAGAGAACCGTGGATCATTATGCCGTTCTGTTCTCTTACCAGAGAGAGATCCACAAGGATCACAAAGAGGTAGTATACCACTCATAGTAGATGCATGGGG TGTGATATTCAAATTATATCTTGACAGTTTACCATGGGCGTCTGGCGGAGAGTATCTTCGTTTCTATCAGATAGCGAAGCAGTTGATTACTGCTTGGCGGAAGGTGGGACTGGAGCCAACATTTGTGTTTGATG GTGCCGCCCCCATTGAGAAACATCAAACGATTCTCAAACGGATGACAGAGGCTCTTTCCACTCCCAAACTCTTTTACGCCACCTCTGTTGCATCTCGATCGGAACCTTCATTCGGCCGCGGTTACTCTATTAAACCACTTCTTCCGCCATTCGCTTCACACGCATTCATCTTCGCCCTCCATCGCCTAGGTGCGGCCACTCATCATGTTCCGTCGGGAGAAGCCGACGGTGCGTGCGTCACTATGGCTGAGAGGATCGGGGGATACGTTTTGGGGCAAGATACCGATTTTCTGATATTAGTAGGAAAATCAGAAGGGGTGGCCGGCTACGTCCCATTGGACATGTTGAACTGGATCGAGGGCGAAGTgtcggaagaagaagctcaaGATGATAAACTGGGacagtcaccaaccaaaaCCTTTAGGCCTGCATATGGCAGAAGAAAGAAGTCACATACACCACGGCAatcatctcttcttccccctCCCAATTACCATCACCCTACGCTTGTCATGACTGTTATTCCACCTCAAACTCTTCGTCAGCGCCTTCGTCTTCCTGCCAACTATATGGCACTCTTTGCATCTCTTGTTGGTAATGACTACACACCCCCTGGAGCCCTTGAGCGCTTTTACGAACCTAGCTTGGGCGTCTGCCAGCGTATTGAAAAGGCGGCAAGAGTTTTACGGGAGCAGTTGTTCAGCCCTTCCGTGAACAACCGAAGGGATGTCAATCCTGGTGATTTCGTCGTGGAGCTGGTCAGGCGTGTTGTTAAGAAACTCTGTATATGGCAATATGATACGGAACCAGACCTGTTGAGAGCTGTCAATGGCATTATTGAGGCTGCTCTGCAGTATACCTCGCCTCATGGGGGCGAATGCTGTTCGACTTACCCGTTCTGTGGGGAACTCGATCCACTTGGAT CTCTTGAAGCGTATGCCGCGGCTCAGAGGAAAGGATCATTGCTGTTTATCACTCATGGGTGGCTTTATCCCAACCGCATCTACTTACGAGGCACTCTGGAAGACCCCACAATGTCTAGTCCTAGGACATGGGAAGGTAGCAGGGGGGTGAGATTAGCGTCTTACGTGATTGCAGAAGAGGGTCTTGGAGGTTTCAGATTTGTTGACGAGCCACTGCCTGGCGTCAAGAATGGCACGACTCCGGCAGAAGAACAAGAGGATAGGGAGCTTAGAGGTTTATTAGGCGTGGAATTAAGTACAGAGAGCTCCGAGACAGGCTTGACGTCCCAGGACGCACAATCTGTCGATGGATCGGAAGTGACGGATGACCCTCCTCGAGTGATGGTGGAATACGTTCGTCAAGGTTCAGCAGGGAAAGTTGTCCCCTATACTTTGGATTTACCCCCCAGGAAAGATTCCTCTGGGTCAATCCCGGTCTGCCTTCGAACTCTCCCTGACCGTCTCCAGGCCTACCTCGGACCGATGCAATCCGATACCCCAGCCATCCGCCTTCTACCATCGTCCCTTCAGCCACTCGTCGCTATCATTCGCCACTGTGTAATCGAAATGGCCAGACTAACTGAGAAAAATGAGCGGGCAACAAATCCGGCTTGGAGGCGGCATGAAGCCTACGCTGTGCTCAGGGCTGGAGTTGGGACCTTTGCTCAGTGGCGAAGGGAACTAGACTCTGAAGAGATAGTGGGgttgaaaaggaaaaagcTGGCTCCCATCAGTCATGAAGATCAAGCTAAAGAATGGCCGACGTTGGAGAGGCGTCACGCACATCTTATCGCCCAGTTGAGTAATGCGATGATGGATTCTACTTCTCTCTCTGAATCACTACTTCTTCTCTCTACTCAGATCCCCTACTTTACGCCTATCCAAATGGAATCACTCCCTCAGCCCCTTATAGGTGATCCTGTAGCGGACTTTGGGCCGACACATCTCACCCCTTTCATGTTCTTTAGTGGCATCAATATTCACAGTCTCCTCAATCATGAAGAGCCTCCGAGTCATCTCAAGTGGAGGTGGACACCTGAGGAAGATAAGACTCTGCATATGTGCTGGAGTGCTTTGATAGACGATTTAGAAGACGGTTTAATGCTTGGGTTGAATTCTTCTGGGGCCAATGATGCAGAGTCGTTGACTCAGACTACGACCACCGTGGGCAGGGAAAATGCTAGGCGAAGTAAGAAGAGAGTGGCTAAGAAGCAATCCCAGGGAAAAGCAACGGGAATGTTCGATCTCTTAGGAGATATGACAATATGA
- a CDS encoding Protein required for the maturation of the 18S rRNA and 40S ribosome production, putative; Emg1p (Similar to TIGR gene model, INSD accession AAW45855.1), which produces MSDTPPKRRAADATAVPPQKSSKMSATAPPFNPSRPLSKKPAASFHDIAQDLKPKVTTEEIGDAMEVDKETEGSARVTKPLPGGKRNVQRADFVPVQASVPKSTEDKENTRRLIVVLSQACLEAYKISSGSAGKSSSGKEAKYALLNCDDHQGILAKTGRDIADARPDITHQCLLTLLDSPLNKAGLLQVYIHTAKGVLIEVNPSVRIPRTFKRFSGLMVQLLHKLSIRGVNGSEKLLRVIKNPITDHLPTNCIKLTLSADAPTVRLSKYLQTLPESHSVCVFVGAMARGADNFADQFVDQKISISDYSLSASVACGKFCCAMEEIWDIV; this is translated from the exons ATGTCAGATACCCCTCCCAAGCGACGTGCTGCCGATGCCACTGCCGTTCCTCCTCAAAAATCTTCCAAAATGTCCGCAACAGCTCCTCCCTTTAACCCCTCTCGCCCGTTATCGAAGAAACCTGCCGCTTCATTCCATGATATCGCCCAAGATCTCAAGCCCAAGGTCACAACTGAGGAAATCGGGGACGCTATGGAGGTGGATAAGGAAACAGAGGGTTCTGCAAGGGTTACAAAGCCTCTACCTGGTGGGAAGAGAAACGTGCAAAGGGCGGACTTTGTGCCCGTCCAGGCTTCTGTACCCAAGTCTACtgaggacaaggagaacACCAGAAGATTGATTGTTGTACTTTCACAA GCTTGCCTCGAAGCATACAAGATTTCATCTGGTTCGGCAGGCAAGAGCTCCTCTGGAAAGGAAGCAAAGTACGCTTTATTGAACTGTGACGACCACCAAGGCATCTTGGCCAAGACGGGTAGAGATATTGCTGATGCTCGACCCGACATCACACATCAA TGTCTCTTAACCCTTCTTGACTCTCCCCTCAACAAAGCCGGCCTATTGCAGGTATATATCCATACGGCAAAGGGTGTATTGATCGAAGTGAACCCTAGTGTCAGGATACCGCGTACCTTCAAGCGTTTCTCTGGGTTGATGG TGCAATTGCTTCACAAACTCTCTATAAGGGGTGTTAATGGTAGCGAGAAGCTTTTGAGAGTCATCAAGAACCCTATCACTGATCACCTTCCGACTAACTGTATCAAACTTA CTCTTTCCGCCGATGCTCCAACCGTTCGATTGTCCAAATACCTTCAGACTCTTCCTGAGTCCCATTCTGTCTGCGTCTTCGTTGGCGCCATGGCTAGAGG AGCGGACAACTTTGCAGACCAATTTGTCGATCAGAAGATCTCAATCAGCGATTACAGCCTTTCGGCGTCTGTAGCATGTGGAAAGTTCTGCTGTGCGATG GAGGAGATTTGGGACATTGTCTAA
- a CDS encoding GTPase, putative (Similar to SGTC gene model, INSD accession EAL18505.1) → MARTTSFKLVLLGESAVGKSSLVLRFVRNEFSDFRESTIAAFLTQSVNLDESTTIKFEIWDTAGQERYKSLAPIYFRNSNAAVIVYDITQTSFEKAKSWVRELQRQADPSIVIMLVGNKTDMDSQRKTSREIGEQYAKEEGLLFAEASAKTGEGVEELFMEIAKKLPLAPPPQRGQATGGKGVKVSGQEDSATASACTC, encoded by the exons ATGGCTCGAACAACCTCATTTAAACTCGTCCTTCTGG GAGAATCCGCTGTTGGAAAGAGTAGCTTAGTTCTCAGATTT GTGCGGAACGAGTTCTCAGACTTTAG GGAATCAACTATCG CTGCATTCCTTACTCAATCAGTAAACCTTGACGAGTCCACAACGATTAAATTCGAGATATGGGATACT GCAGGACAAGAAC GCTACAAATCGTTGGCTCCTATCTACTTTAGAAACTCAAACGCTGCCGTAATTGTTTACGACATTACCCAG ACATCCTTTGAGAAGGCCAAGTCGTGGGTGCGGGAACTCCAACGTCAAGCAGACCCATCAATCGTAATCATGCTTGTTGGAAACAAGACAGATATGGACTCTCAAAGGAAAACTTCTCGTGAGATTGGTGAACAGTATGccaaggaagaaggattgCTGTTCGCAGAAGCTAGTGCGAAGACGGGGGAAGGAGTCGAGGAACTTTTTATGGAAATCG CTAAGAAGCTTCCTCTTGCCCCACCACCACAGAGAGGGCAAGCTACTGGCGGTAAAGGTGTCAAAGTATCCGGACAGGAAGACTCTGCCACCGCTTCAGCATGTACATGTTAA
- a CDS encoding uncharacterized protein (Similar to TIGR gene model, INSD accession AAW45857.1) has product MSGLPPPSSSLPPPPRFDHGKEDNYHARPYDGPRDRDYDRNRDNWERDSRRDHAYRGPGGPRSRTPEGRGVRRLYDRENRSIEERIQQERPCRTLFVRNVQYDADPESLRLQFEAFGQIKNFYEMVSKRGMIFISYFDSRAAQRARDAMHETLVNRRPIDVHYSLPRSEEVTGACTAEKNQGTILVSLHPSRPLDLNEIGRIAAQYGDIKDVVPGRVPSEIIVEYFDSRGASLFQQQMDRQPLFGGELELRFIWDKLDNSVPPPPAAVAKAGRPLSDYDDRAKGPPARRDDVYNSQGGRFGSRGGPRERSPDYRGRRGSYEAGYGGPPSGPSPGRYHDAPPAPASVTEDRLEQALRVQQLLNKIGNVNVPPVAAAPPAAPPAPSYYRSPPVMPPSTASYPPQGASYPPYPVPAPNAYGSKPSYAAPAFPPYPPPAAAGPVPPEVAGSRPGRQPPAGYGRAPPPLPSLPSFPAAGPMAQSIPPVAAAAPQGQQPVKDVGSLLAMLQGKQ; this is encoded by the exons ATGAGTGGACTGCCTCCCCCGTCTTCATCTTtacctcctcctccgcGGTTTGATCATGGAAAGGAAGATAATTACCACGCGAGACCATACGATGGGCCTAGGGATCGAGATTATGACCGGAATCGGGATAATTGGGAACGAGACAGTCGACGGGACCATGCGTATAGAGGTCCAGGAGGACCGCGTTCTAGAACTCCAGAGG GCCGGGGTGTAAGACGTCTGTATGACCGAGAGAACCGCTCGATTGAAGAACGGATTCAGCAAGAGCGGCCATGTCGTACACTTTTCGTCCGAAATGTACAATATGATGCCGATCCCGAATCTCTTCGTTTGCAATTTGAAGCCTTTGGTCAAATCAAAAATTTCTATGAGATGGTCAGCAAAAGAGGAATGATCTTTATCAGCTAT TTTGACAGTCGAGCGGCCCAACGTGCTAGGGATGCTATGCATGAAACTCTAGTCAACAGGCGACCT ATTGATGTTCATTACAGTCTTCCGCGATCCGAGGAGGTAACAGGGGCGTGTACGGCCGAAAAGAACCAG GGTACCATACTTGTGTCATTGCACCCTTCGCGACCCTTGGATCTCAATGAAATTGGTCGCATTGCAGCTCAGTACGGTGATATTAAAGACGTTGTCCCTGGTCGAGTTCCGTC CGAAATCATTGTAGAATACTTTGACAGCCGAGGTGCCTCGTTGTTCCAACAGCAAATGGACAGACAACCGCTTTTCGGGGGTGAGCTAGAACTTCGTTTCATCTGGGATAAACTGGACAACAGtgttcctcctcctcc CGCTGCTGTTGCAAAGGCTGGCAGGCCACTTTCTGACTACGATGATCGTGCGAAGGGCCCACCTGCCAGACGCGATGATGTTTACAATTCCCAAGGTGGAAGGTTTGGTTCTCGAGGCGGTCCTCGAGAGCGATCGCCGGATTATAGAGGTCGCAGGG GCTCGTATGAAGCTGGCTATGGCGGACCTCCTAGTGGACCATCTCCGGGTAGATATCATGATGCCCCTCCTGCGCCTGCCTCAGTCACTGAGGATCGCCTTGAACAAGCTCTTCGTGTGCAGCAG CTTTTGAACAAAATCGGCAATGTGAATGTCCCTCCTGTTGCAGCCGCTCCTCCCGCAGCTCCTCCTGCACCTTCATACTATCGCTCACCTCCGGTCATGCCCCCCAGTACTGCCTCCTATCCTCCTCAAGGTGCATCGTACCCACCGTACCCTGTACCTGCACCTAACGCCTACGGATCAAAACCTTCATACGCAGCTCCTGCCTTCCCGCCTTATCCGCctcctgctgctgctggaCCTGTGCCTCCAGAGGTGGCGGGCTCTCGTCCTGGAAGACAGCCTCCTGCTGGCTATGGCCGTGCGCCGCCGCCTTTGCCATCTTTGCCGTCTTTCCCCGCTGCTGGCCCGATGGCGCAATCTATTCCACCTGTTGCTGCCGCTGCTCCCCAGGGACAGCAACCAGTGAAAGATGTTGGTTCATTGTTGGCGATGTTG CAAGGCAAGCAGTGA
- a CDS encoding Hypothetical Protein (Similar to TIGR gene model, INSD accession AAW45917.1): MASDEAHLNLILWQTLSSAPNHLLDTVRIMISQTRRYLDADSLTDAVPLVLAVMVGLGAVIGMRPSSQVDIGIRSYATVAAVDTSNSLAILSIVGALRGRHWVSSRYLQSAGVIGQVSAGTARFYICVPLTLGVHASWALPLTYFINLDSVDVWVKKQAILYKIWAGLLGGMYPTTRCSTECHYGWLLRVTCIYSCFGFPYSAKCVRTVTCKHWPNHTAMSAPIIAYLHSQPFDLSSPSSMDYRHLKQCRSQTFSYKERPKEEEERSVRVTVDTYVFRHPQRQPCFLTALHLRLPICSLTLVNSLTHYRRRILNLVVHLLLQASNQLYHLVASRS; this comes from the exons ATGGCATCAGATGAAGCCCATCTCAATCTTATCCTTTGGCAAACTTTGTCCTCGGCTCCTAATCATCTACTC GATACTGTGAGAATCATGATCTCGCAAACACGGCGATACCTGGATGCCGACTCACTGACAGATGCAGTACCCTTAGTACTTGCCGTTATGGTCGGCTTGGGTGCTGTCAT TGGCATGCGTCCAAGTTCACAGGTTGATATCGGAATCCGATCCTATGCAACTGTTGCCGCAGTAGACACGTCAAATAGCCTGGCGATCCTCAGCATTGTAGGAGCATTGCGTGGCAGGCACTGGGTTAGTTCACGGTATCTGCAAAGTGCGGGAG TGATTGGTCAGGTATCTGCTGGGACAGCGAGATTCTATATCTGCGTCCCGTTGACATTGGGTGTCCACGCTTCATGGGCGCTGCCTTTAACGTAT TTCATTAATCTTGATTCTGTGGATGTATGGGTGAAGAAACAGGCCATACTGTATAAAATTTGGGCAGGGTTATTAGGGGGAATGTACCCCACGACAAGGTGCTCAA CCGAGTGTCATTATGGATGGTTGCTGAGA GTTACCTGTATCTATAGTTGCTTTGGTTTCCCTTATTCAGCTAAGTGTGTACGCACCGTCACTTG CAAACACTGGCCGAATCATACTGCAATGTCTGCCCCCATTATCGCTTATCTTCATTCTCAACCTTTTGATCTATCATCACCATCTTCAATGGATTATCGACACCTAAAGCAATGTCGATCACAA ACCTTTTCATACAAGGAAAGACcaaaggaggaggaagaaagaagcGTAAGGGTGACCGTTGATACCTATGTCTTTCGG CATCCCCAACGTCAACCCTGCTTCCTGACAGCTCTTCATCTGCGCTTACCAATCTG CTCTTTGACCCTCGTGAATTCGTTGACCCACTATCGCAGGAGGATCCTCAATCTGGTCGTACATTTATTGCTCCAAGCTTCGAATCAGCTGTACCACTTAGTGGCAAGTCGATCTTGA